A portion of the Desulfosoma caldarium genome contains these proteins:
- a CDS encoding DDE-type integrase/transposase/recombinase — MLRWHMGLIVNKNKAHRRITPRNGWTLSQRHRGMRPRVQKKASVDEGPHERWATDMTHFFCLNSGWCHVLAVIDCWNREIVGYRISRRQNAKVAKRGFGECAHLPP; from the coding sequence ATGCTTCGCTGGCATATGGGCCTGATTGTCAACAAGAACAAGGCCCATCGAAGAATCACACCGCGCAATGGTTGGACCTTGTCTCAACGCCATCGAGGCATGCGGCCTCGTGTTCAAAAGAAAGCCTCGGTGGATGAAGGACCCCATGAGCGTTGGGCAACGGATATGACCCACTTTTTCTGCTTGAATTCCGGGTGGTGTCATGTGCTTGCGGTGATCGACTGTTGGAACCGGGAGATTGTGGGCTATCGTATCAGCCGGCGACAAAACGCCAAGGTGGCGAAAAGGGGCTTTGGAGAATGCGCTCATTTGCCACCTTAA
- the manA gene encoding mannose-6-phosphate isomerase, class I, whose protein sequence is MTALEHLPGARPYRLHNLVQHYEWGERGPSAFIATLLGVTDSNPRPYAELWVGAHPSAPSLMEFPDGSKRPLPEAVKQWPQEILGSSVMQSFGSSWPFLFKILSAAEPLSIQAHPDADQARRLHQQDPRHYPDPNPKPEIAVALTPFRALVGFKPVAAWREIFHSFPEIASLMDAEVLCAASQADFIKNAFRRLLTKAQQSPELLAQTVEAVANRIHEAPSPLASMAHVFHQLKAKYGPTDMGLLVLFFLNPVELSPGQAVFLAPGLPHAYLQGNIVECMTNSDNVIRLGLTAKHKDLEAMAMVLDFEPRKVSVMTPTQGMHTVYSVPCDAFEVHRWVLASRTEVSVERPGGPEILFILQGGGRLAWREEHGWAFVSYTAGQSFLFPAHLPAYRLVAETETLAFTARVPGNALGPK, encoded by the coding sequence ATGACAGCGTTAGAACATCTTCCGGGTGCAAGGCCCTATCGGCTGCACAATCTCGTTCAGCACTACGAATGGGGGGAACGAGGACCGTCGGCTTTTATTGCCACGCTGCTTGGCGTGACAGATTCCAATCCTCGCCCTTACGCCGAACTCTGGGTGGGAGCCCACCCCTCCGCTCCGTCCCTGATGGAATTTCCCGATGGGTCAAAGCGTCCGCTGCCCGAAGCGGTGAAGCAGTGGCCGCAGGAAATTTTGGGTTCTTCGGTGATGCAATCCTTTGGCAGCTCATGGCCCTTTCTTTTCAAGATTCTTTCCGCTGCGGAGCCTCTGTCCATTCAGGCGCACCCCGATGCCGATCAGGCTCGGCGCCTTCACCAACAGGATCCACGCCACTACCCGGACCCCAACCCCAAACCGGAAATTGCCGTGGCGCTCACGCCCTTTCGCGCCCTGGTGGGATTTAAACCCGTAGCGGCTTGGCGGGAGATCTTTCACAGCTTTCCGGAAATCGCGTCCCTCATGGACGCCGAGGTTCTTTGCGCGGCCTCACAGGCGGATTTCATTAAAAATGCCTTTCGGCGCCTACTTACGAAAGCCCAACAAAGCCCGGAATTGCTCGCTCAAACCGTGGAAGCCGTCGCCAATCGCATTCACGAGGCCCCTTCACCCCTGGCCTCCATGGCCCATGTCTTTCACCAGCTCAAGGCCAAATACGGCCCTACGGACATGGGGCTTCTCGTGCTTTTTTTCCTCAACCCCGTGGAACTTTCCCCAGGTCAGGCTGTGTTTCTCGCTCCCGGCCTTCCGCACGCCTACCTCCAAGGAAACATCGTCGAATGCATGACCAACTCAGATAATGTGATCCGCTTGGGGTTGACGGCCAAACACAAGGATCTGGAAGCCATGGCAATGGTGCTGGACTTTGAACCTCGAAAAGTTTCCGTGATGACGCCGACGCAGGGCATGCACACGGTCTATTCGGTTCCGTGCGACGCCTTTGAAGTGCATCGCTGGGTCTTGGCGTCGCGCACAGAGGTTTCCGTTGAACGGCCGGGCGGCCCGGAAATCCTTTTCATCCTTCAAGGAGGCGGCCGCCTGGCGTGGCGTGAAGAGCATGGCTGGGCCTTTGTGTCTTACACCGCGGGACAGTCTTTTCTCTTCCCGGCTCACCTGCCCGCCTATAGGCTGGTCGCGGAAACGGAAACCCTTGCCTTTACGGCACGCGTCCCTGGAAATGCTCTTGGCCCGAAATAG
- a CDS encoding acyl-CoA dehydrogenase family protein, producing MEGLYREEHHIFRDAFRRFVEREVAPHMERWEDEGVVSRDVWRAMGEAGFLCPWLSEEYGGSGADFLYSVIITEELAKAGAVSFMAPLHSDIVAPYIAALGTEDQKRRWLPAAARGEVVLALAMTEPNTGSDLAALRTRAVREGEAWVINGQKTFISNGILADLVVVACRTGTVESGAKGISLIVVERGAPGFHRGRNLKKMGLHAQDTAELIFEDCRVPAENLLGTLNRGFYHMMDHLQQERLMACIMGQAMAEAMLDMTIEYARGRTAFGQPIASFQHNAFTIVDMATEVKLGRTFLERLIADHMAGKDIVTDVSMAKAWIGEMANRVAYRCVQLHGGYGYMEEYPISRFYRDVRPIPIFAGTTEIMKLIVAKRMQLM from the coding sequence ATGGAGGGATTGTATCGCGAAGAGCACCACATCTTTCGCGACGCGTTTCGAAGATTTGTGGAGCGGGAAGTGGCCCCGCACATGGAACGATGGGAAGACGAGGGGGTGGTTTCTCGGGATGTGTGGCGGGCCATGGGGGAAGCGGGCTTCTTGTGCCCATGGCTTTCTGAAGAATATGGGGGGAGCGGCGCTGATTTTCTCTACTCGGTGATCATCACCGAGGAGTTGGCCAAGGCGGGTGCGGTGAGTTTCATGGCGCCCCTGCACAGCGACATTGTGGCCCCTTACATCGCCGCCCTGGGTACGGAAGACCAAAAGAGGCGGTGGCTTCCGGCTGCCGCTCGAGGTGAAGTGGTCTTGGCCCTGGCCATGACGGAACCCAACACGGGATCCGACCTGGCTGCTCTACGCACGCGGGCCGTGAGAGAAGGCGAGGCATGGGTCATCAACGGCCAAAAGACTTTTATTTCCAACGGCATTTTGGCGGACCTCGTGGTGGTGGCCTGCCGCACCGGCACCGTGGAATCGGGAGCCAAGGGGATCAGTTTGATCGTCGTTGAACGAGGCGCCCCCGGATTTCATCGTGGCCGAAACCTCAAGAAAATGGGGCTGCACGCCCAAGATACGGCGGAATTGATTTTCGAGGACTGCCGCGTCCCTGCTGAAAATCTTCTAGGAACCTTGAACCGCGGCTTTTACCACATGATGGACCATTTGCAACAGGAACGCCTTATGGCCTGCATCATGGGCCAGGCCATGGCGGAAGCCATGCTGGACATGACGATCGAGTACGCTCGAGGGCGCACGGCCTTCGGCCAACCCATCGCTTCCTTTCAACACAACGCCTTCACCATTGTGGACATGGCCACGGAGGTGAAGCTGGGTCGCACCTTCCTGGAACGCCTCATCGCTGATCACATGGCCGGAAAGGACATCGTCACGGACGTGTCCATGGCCAAGGCGTGGATTGGAGAGATGGCGAACCGCGTGGCCTATCGATGTGTGCAGCTTCACGGCGGGTACGGGTACATGGAGGAATATCCCATCAGCCGCTTTTACCGAGACGTTCGGCCGATTCCCATTTTTGCAGGAACGACCGAAATCATGAAACTCATTGTCGCCAAGCGAATGCAGCTCATGTGA
- a CDS encoding sigma-54-dependent transcriptional regulator translates to MEARAPLSDILVVDDTPETLQLIVEGLQEEGYRVDMASSGAEAVRKASQRTYDIVLTDLVMPGMDGLQVLAHFAENFPETAVIVLTGYATIQTAVEAMKRGAFDYLTKPAKLDEILVVLERAREFLALRSENDLLKSQLQARYGFDKIIGQSSAMQSIYRIIERVARTDTTVLITGESGTGKELIANAVHYNSERRDKPLVPINCGAIPEELLESELFGHEKGAFTGALRDRKGRFELAHQGTVFLDEIGDMSPKLQVKLLRFLQERKFERVGGSRTIEVDVRIIAATNKDLEDAVKNGTFREDLYFRLNVIPIHVPPLRQREGDIPILVQHFLRLHCQKKGLALKRMAKDALACMESYEWPGNVRELENLIERLVILTEGDIIQVKDLPDRLRKVAPKPETPSIEIGEEGIDLKQVLEDLENKLILDALKKAGGVKNQAAKLLGLNRTTLIEKLKKKQLEIRV, encoded by the coding sequence ATGGAGGCACGGGCACCTCTGAGCGATATTCTCGTGGTGGATGACACTCCGGAAACTCTTCAGTTGATTGTGGAAGGACTCCAAGAAGAAGGCTACCGCGTGGACATGGCATCCAGCGGTGCGGAAGCCGTCCGAAAAGCATCGCAACGCACCTACGACATCGTGCTCACCGATCTGGTCATGCCCGGCATGGACGGCCTGCAAGTGCTGGCGCATTTTGCCGAAAACTTTCCCGAGACGGCCGTCATCGTTCTGACCGGCTATGCCACCATCCAAACCGCCGTCGAAGCCATGAAGCGCGGCGCTTTTGACTATCTCACCAAACCCGCCAAGCTCGATGAAATCCTCGTGGTTTTGGAACGCGCGAGAGAATTCCTCGCGCTGAGGTCGGAAAACGACCTTCTGAAATCCCAACTGCAGGCTCGATACGGCTTTGACAAGATTATCGGCCAAAGTTCGGCCATGCAATCCATCTATCGCATCATCGAGCGGGTCGCGCGAACCGACACCACGGTGCTCATCACAGGAGAGAGCGGCACAGGCAAGGAACTCATCGCCAACGCCGTTCATTACAACAGTGAACGGCGCGACAAGCCCTTGGTGCCTATCAACTGCGGGGCAATACCGGAAGAACTCTTGGAAAGCGAACTCTTCGGCCATGAAAAGGGGGCGTTTACAGGAGCGTTGAGGGATCGAAAAGGGCGGTTTGAGCTGGCCCATCAGGGCACGGTGTTTTTGGATGAAATCGGGGATATGAGCCCCAAGCTACAGGTAAAGTTGCTGAGGTTTTTGCAGGAGCGCAAGTTCGAGAGAGTCGGAGGATCCAGAACCATCGAGGTGGATGTGCGCATCATTGCCGCCACCAACAAGGATTTGGAGGATGCCGTCAAGAACGGGACCTTTCGAGAAGACCTGTACTTTCGACTGAACGTCATTCCCATTCACGTGCCGCCTCTGCGCCAGCGCGAAGGAGATATTCCCATCCTGGTGCAGCATTTCCTTCGGCTTCATTGCCAGAAAAAGGGTCTCGCCTTGAAAAGAATGGCCAAAGATGCCCTCGCCTGCATGGAATCCTACGAATGGCCGGGAAACGTGCGAGAATTGGAAAACCTTATTGAACGACTGGTAATCCTGACGGAAGGGGACATCATTCAAGTGAAGGATTTGCCAGATCGCCTGCGCAAGGTTGCGCCGAAACCGGAGACCCCGTCCATTGAAATCGGCGAGGAGGGCATCGACTTGAAGCAAGTTTTGGAAGATTTGGAAAATAAGCTGATCTTGGATGCTCTGAAAAAAGCCGGCGGCGTCAAGAACCAAGCGGCTAAGCTATTGGGTCTGAACCGCACGACCCTCATTGAAAAGCTCAAGAAAAAACAGCTGGAAATCCGCGTCTGA
- a CDS encoding TetR/AcrR family transcriptional regulator, with protein MKEDRKNTAAEILKAARQLFYEKSYEAASTREISARVGISKAALYHHFRNKEEILFRICLEAADELVDNMRRAIARNVASGKPLKEQLTDILIEYLRTYLKNENFNKILFHDMEYLPEDKRRIILDKEKENVHQLRAFLISLMDQGAIRRINPTVMTFSLISSLHWLYFWYNPKGPLSLEDVAQEIADLFLHGMLAR; from the coding sequence GTGAAGGAAGATAGAAAAAACACGGCGGCCGAGATCCTTAAGGCCGCCCGACAACTCTTTTACGAAAAAAGCTACGAGGCGGCCAGCACCCGGGAAATTTCCGCGCGCGTCGGTATCAGCAAGGCCGCCTTGTATCATCACTTTCGAAACAAGGAGGAAATCCTCTTTCGCATTTGCCTGGAAGCCGCCGACGAGCTGGTGGACAACATGCGCCGAGCCATCGCCCGCAATGTGGCTTCGGGCAAACCCTTGAAAGAACAACTCACCGACATTCTCATCGAATACCTGAGAACCTACCTCAAGAACGAGAACTTCAACAAAATCTTGTTCCATGACATGGAATACCTGCCGGAGGACAAGAGGCGGATCATTTTGGACAAGGAAAAGGAAAACGTTCATCAACTTCGGGCGTTTCTCATTTCCTTGATGGATCAAGGGGCCATTCGGCGCATCAACCCCACCGTCATGACCTTTTCCCTGATCAGTTCCCTGCACTGGCTGTACTTTTGGTACAACCCCAAAGGCCCCTTATCTTTGGAAGATGTGGCCCAAGAAATTGCGGATCTTTTCCTTCACGGCATGCTCGCCCGCTGA
- a CDS encoding acyl-CoA dehydrogenase family protein yields MNFDLPEELKILKEEAYKFAVREFTPVSKECDREEKYPRNVWKKACEYGFIGAWIPEEYGGSGAGFLANTIITEQFSRIDMGIGLITAAPFGSENIYLYGSEEQKKTYLPKLASGEIIFAGAYTEPNAGTDVAGIRTRAVKEGDHYILNGQKMFITNGTVCDYFCVFCVTNPDAERHKRFSLLIVDATSPGITRNKICGKMGIRASDTAEISFEDVKVPVENLVGQEGHGFYQLMNFFNVTRAMVAGQGVGLAQGALDKAAQYVQERTAFGQPVANFQGVQFQLAEMATRIELARQLTYKAAWMVDQGRIDPKLSAMAKYYAGETAVWVADKALQLHGGYGYIDEYDVQRFYRDAKILDIYEGTKEAEKMTIAKLVLKEYAKG; encoded by the coding sequence ATGAATTTTGATTTGCCAGAAGAACTCAAGATCTTAAAGGAAGAAGCCTACAAGTTTGCGGTGCGCGAATTTACTCCCGTGTCCAAAGAGTGCGACCGTGAAGAAAAATATCCTCGGAATGTTTGGAAAAAGGCTTGTGAGTATGGATTTATCGGAGCCTGGATACCGGAAGAATACGGCGGTTCGGGAGCGGGATTTTTGGCCAACACCATCATCACGGAACAATTCAGTCGCATCGATATGGGCATTGGCCTGATTACCGCCGCTCCTTTCGGATCCGAAAACATCTACCTCTATGGTTCCGAAGAGCAGAAAAAGACCTACTTGCCCAAGTTAGCGTCCGGGGAGATCATTTTTGCCGGGGCGTACACCGAACCCAATGCGGGAACAGATGTGGCGGGCATACGCACTCGAGCGGTTAAAGAAGGGGACCACTACATCCTCAACGGGCAAAAGATGTTTATCACCAACGGAACCGTCTGTGATTACTTTTGCGTCTTTTGTGTGACCAACCCTGATGCTGAGCGCCATAAACGGTTCAGTTTGCTCATCGTGGATGCCACCTCACCCGGCATCACGCGCAACAAGATTTGCGGCAAGATGGGCATTCGCGCCAGTGACACGGCGGAAATCAGTTTTGAAGACGTCAAGGTTCCCGTGGAAAACCTGGTGGGTCAGGAAGGCCATGGTTTCTACCAGCTCATGAACTTCTTCAACGTCACGCGGGCCATGGTCGCCGGCCAGGGCGTCGGGCTCGCTCAAGGGGCTCTGGACAAGGCGGCCCAATACGTGCAAGAACGTACGGCCTTTGGACAACCTGTGGCCAATTTTCAAGGTGTGCAGTTCCAGCTGGCTGAAATGGCCACCCGTATCGAATTGGCTCGGCAATTGACCTACAAAGCCGCCTGGATGGTGGACCAAGGTCGAATAGATCCCAAGCTGAGCGCCATGGCTAAGTACTATGCCGGAGAAACCGCCGTGTGGGTGGCCGACAAGGCGTTGCAACTTCATGGAGGTTATGGCTACATCGATGAATATGATGTGCAGCGCTTTTACCGCGACGCCAAGATTCTGGACATCTACGAGGGCACGAAAGAGGCGGAAAAGATGACCATCGCTAAACTTGTGCTCAAGGAATACGCGAAGGGCTAA
- a CDS encoding OmpP1/FadL family transporter: MRAKHGLWIVVAMAAMVIMAAAQVEAAGFALYEGGARANALGANLAGSADDPSAVFYNPAGITQLPGVQLMAGATFISPMTDVTTVNPYSGQSHTKSAESNVWIPPHFYATYQSSENLWLGFGLYSRFGLGTEFDKNWWGRYNSYNAVIKTLSFNPNVAVKLNDKVSVAAGVEVMWFDLTLEQKIDATAPFVLGGFGSTLAALGFSTNINDPTTSALDVNSKLKGDTFGYGFTLGLHMKPTDWLSLGVSYHSNVKQHLDGDAKFSKPAALTSGPLAPASATWFNNTGAEGSVTLPDMLFLGVGLRPMERLRVELGAIWTGWSSYRELTINYDKAILPGVARVTKDKNWNDVWRLSVGAEYQVTDWMDLRASYIFDESPIPDSTVDYLVPANDRHLLGFGTGFRWNAWTLDLSYTYLMIEDRKVAPRIADGVYESKFDNGDAHLIGVSVSYKF, from the coding sequence ATGCGGGCAAAGCATGGCTTATGGATTGTTGTGGCTATGGCAGCAATGGTTATCATGGCGGCCGCTCAGGTGGAAGCGGCGGGTTTTGCACTCTATGAAGGCGGCGCTCGAGCCAACGCTCTAGGGGCCAACCTTGCAGGGAGCGCCGATGATCCGTCGGCGGTTTTTTATAATCCGGCCGGCATCACACAGTTACCCGGCGTCCAATTGATGGCGGGGGCCACGTTCATCTCGCCCATGACTGATGTCACCACGGTCAACCCTTATTCCGGGCAAAGCCACACGAAATCTGCGGAAAGCAATGTGTGGATTCCGCCCCATTTTTACGCCACGTATCAGAGTTCGGAGAATCTTTGGCTTGGCTTCGGCCTCTACTCCCGATTCGGCCTCGGCACGGAATTCGACAAAAATTGGTGGGGTCGGTACAATAGCTATAACGCCGTGATTAAGACCCTATCGTTCAATCCCAATGTGGCCGTCAAGCTCAATGACAAGGTGTCCGTCGCCGCGGGCGTTGAAGTCATGTGGTTCGATCTCACCTTGGAGCAAAAGATTGACGCCACGGCACCGTTTGTCCTGGGCGGTTTCGGATCCACTCTGGCTGCCTTGGGCTTTTCCACCAACATTAACGACCCCACCACCAGTGCTCTTGATGTGAACAGCAAACTCAAGGGCGATACCTTTGGCTACGGCTTTACCCTGGGGCTTCACATGAAACCCACGGATTGGCTGTCCTTGGGCGTGTCCTATCACAGCAATGTCAAGCAACACTTGGACGGTGATGCCAAATTTTCCAAACCTGCGGCTCTCACGTCCGGGCCACTTGCTCCTGCTTCTGCTACATGGTTCAACAACACGGGCGCTGAGGGCAGCGTCACCCTTCCGGACATGCTCTTTTTGGGCGTGGGTCTTCGTCCCATGGAGCGGCTGCGCGTGGAGCTGGGTGCCATCTGGACGGGCTGGAGCAGTTATCGGGAACTGACCATCAACTATGACAAAGCCATATTGCCGGGCGTTGCCCGTGTCACCAAGGACAAGAACTGGAACGACGTGTGGCGCCTAAGCGTCGGAGCCGAATACCAAGTAACGGACTGGATGGATCTCAGGGCGAGCTACATCTTTGATGAATCCCCCATTCCCGACTCTACCGTGGACTACCTGGTGCCGGCCAACGACCGCCACCTGCTTGGGTTTGGTACCGGCTTTCGCTGGAACGCCTGGACGCTGGACCTTTCCTATACCTATCTCATGATCGAAGACCGCAAAGTGGCCCCGCGCATTGCAGACGGCGTGTACGAATCGAAGTTTGACAACGGGGATGCCCATTTGATCGGAGTTAGCGTTTCGTACAAGTTTTAG
- a CDS encoding SDR family NAD(P)-dependent oxidoreductase has product MERMLEGRVSLITGAGRGIGRAAALLFASEGAKVVLSDLDAGPAQEVVDEIRRQGGEAVAVVGDVTANGFAEEFVQAAVDAFGPDLHVIVNNAGYTWDAVVHKMTDDQWEAMLKVHCTAPFRIVRAAAPYIRENAKKEAEQGRVVMRKIINVSSVAGTDGNAGQANYSTAKSGILGFTKTLAKEWGRFNVNVNAVAYGWIQTRLTQPKAEDTFLEKDGQKIAIGVPKNQLEAFRMMIPLGRPGTPEEAARVMLFLASPLSDYVSGQVIKVTGGW; this is encoded by the coding sequence ATGGAGAGGATGCTGGAAGGACGCGTCAGTTTGATCACGGGAGCCGGTCGAGGCATTGGCCGAGCGGCGGCGTTGCTTTTTGCGTCGGAAGGGGCCAAGGTGGTGCTGAGCGATCTGGATGCGGGGCCAGCACAGGAGGTAGTGGATGAGATTCGCCGCCAAGGCGGGGAAGCTGTAGCCGTGGTCGGGGATGTGACCGCGAATGGCTTTGCGGAGGAATTCGTCCAGGCCGCCGTGGACGCTTTTGGACCGGATCTTCATGTGATCGTCAACAACGCAGGATACACATGGGACGCCGTGGTCCACAAAATGACCGATGATCAATGGGAAGCCATGCTGAAGGTCCACTGCACGGCACCTTTTCGGATCGTGAGGGCCGCGGCACCCTATATTCGGGAAAATGCCAAAAAGGAAGCGGAGCAGGGCCGTGTGGTCATGCGGAAGATCATCAATGTGAGTTCCGTGGCCGGAACGGACGGCAACGCCGGACAAGCCAACTATTCCACGGCCAAATCGGGTATTCTGGGCTTTACCAAGACCCTGGCCAAGGAATGGGGCCGGTTTAACGTGAACGTCAACGCCGTGGCCTACGGATGGATTCAAACGCGACTCACCCAGCCCAAGGCCGAAGACACGTTTCTGGAAAAGGACGGCCAAAAGATCGCCATCGGCGTCCCCAAGAACCAGCTGGAGGCCTTTCGCATGATGATTCCCCTAGGACGGCCGGGAACGCCCGAGGAAGCCGCTCGAGTCATGCTGTTTTTGGCTTCACCCCTGTCCGATTATGTGTCCGGGCAGGTGATCAAGGTGACGGGAGGCTGGTGA
- a CDS encoding isochorismatase family protein: MSENIHARFVRPEESLLFLVDLQKVMLDLCVHKDEVVRHVMALLDMAAVLHVPVLFSQHNAEKLGPFLPELTAKVADPVILDKVEFSCFENDAIARAVSASGRNTLILAGIETHVCIFHTGAHAVRLGYTVHVVSDAVTSRSEHNRSIGLQRLDRAGAVITSTEMVTFEWLNRAGTPQFRQALPILKKF; encoded by the coding sequence ATGAGTGAAAACATCCATGCCCGATTCGTTCGTCCCGAAGAGAGCCTTTTGTTTCTGGTGGATTTGCAAAAAGTTATGTTGGATCTTTGTGTTCACAAAGACGAAGTGGTTCGCCATGTGATGGCCCTGCTGGACATGGCCGCCGTGCTCCATGTTCCCGTACTCTTTTCCCAGCACAATGCCGAAAAGCTTGGGCCTTTCCTTCCGGAGCTCACTGCCAAGGTGGCCGACCCCGTGATCCTGGACAAGGTGGAATTCAGCTGTTTTGAAAACGACGCCATCGCTCGAGCGGTTTCCGCATCGGGCCGCAACACTTTGATTCTAGCCGGCATCGAAACCCATGTGTGCATCTTTCACACGGGGGCCCATGCCGTGCGCCTGGGCTATACGGTGCACGTGGTCAGTGACGCCGTCACCAGCCGCAGCGAGCACAACCGCTCCATCGGCCTGCAGCGCTTGGACCGTGCAGGAGCCGTGATCACGAGCACAGAAATGGTCACCTTTGAATGGCTGAACCGAGCGGGAACCCCTCAGTTTCGGCAGGCTCTGCCTATTTTAAAGAAGTTCTGA
- a CDS encoding MaoC/PaaZ C-terminal domain-containing protein yields MIDVQQVGLTIGPFEYPMHWRNIILYHLGIGFGASDLDYVYERAQGGLKVCPSYAVIPVFQPFFEILDRLKIDLSTVLHGEQAIRLHRPLPSSGKLMSTVKVAGIYDKKKAALVVLETETKDEQGDVVNETRMSLFCRGLGGWGGDSGPKAEAVHVPRDKAPDFEIAYKTSPDQAAIYRLSGDVNPLHIDPQAAKAAGFPKPILHGLCTFGFATRAILAGACAGDVGRFKGFQVRFADVVYPGETITTRGWSVGNGRYVIEAATERAVVLSHALAEVG; encoded by the coding sequence ATGATTGACGTCCAGCAGGTGGGGCTTACCATCGGCCCCTTTGAGTATCCAATGCATTGGCGCAACATTATTCTCTACCATTTGGGGATCGGCTTTGGCGCCTCTGATTTGGACTATGTGTATGAACGTGCCCAAGGCGGCCTCAAGGTGTGTCCATCCTATGCGGTTATTCCGGTTTTTCAGCCGTTTTTTGAAATCTTGGATCGGTTGAAAATCGATCTTTCAACGGTGCTTCACGGGGAACAGGCCATTCGGCTGCACCGGCCCCTGCCGTCGTCGGGAAAACTCATGAGCACCGTCAAAGTGGCCGGCATCTATGACAAGAAAAAAGCGGCCTTGGTGGTCCTGGAAACGGAAACCAAGGATGAACAGGGCGATGTGGTCAACGAGACGCGTATGAGCCTGTTCTGCCGGGGACTCGGGGGCTGGGGAGGCGACTCGGGGCCCAAGGCCGAAGCCGTTCACGTGCCTCGAGACAAAGCGCCGGATTTCGAGATCGCCTACAAGACCTCGCCGGATCAGGCGGCCATTTATCGCCTTTCCGGCGACGTCAATCCCTTGCACATCGATCCACAAGCGGCGAAAGCGGCGGGCTTTCCCAAACCCATTCTTCACGGCCTGTGCACCTTCGGCTTTGCGACTCGAGCTATCCTTGCCGGCGCCTGTGCAGGGGACGTGGGACGTTTCAAAGGTTTTCAGGTTCGGTTTGCCGACGTGGTCTATCCCGGCGAAACCATCACGACGCGTGGATGGTCCGTGGGCAACGGCCGTTATGTCATTGAAGCGGCGACGGAACGTGCTGTGGTGTTGTCCCATGCGTTGGCCGAGGTGGGCTAA